TGACCCTGAAGCCGGTGATGTACATCGCCAACGTGCTGGAAGACGGCTTCGAGAACAACCCGCACCTGGACGCCGTGCGCGCCCACGCCGCCGCCGAAGGCGCGCAGGTGGTGCCGGTGTCGGCCGCGATCGAAGAAGAGCTGTCCCAGCTCGACGACGAAGACCGCGACACCTTCCTGGCCGATCTCGGCCTGAGCGAGCCGGGCCTGAACCGCGTGATCAACGCGGCCTACAGCCTGCTGGGCCTGCAGACCTACTTCACCGCTGGCGTGAAGGAAGTCCGCGCGTGGACCGTGCGCAAGGGCGCCACCGCCCCGCAGGCCGCTGCGGTCATCCACACCGACTTCGAGAAGGGCTTCATCCGCGCCGAAACCATCGCGTATGACGACTTCATCAAGTACAAGGGCGAAGCCGGCGCCAAGGAAGCCGGTCGCCTGCGCCTGGAAGGCAAGGAATACCGCGTGCAGGAAGGCGACGTGCTGCACTTCCGCTTCAACGTCTGATCCAGCGGCAACGGATCGACCCCGGACGCCCCGCCTCGAGCGGGGCGTTCGCGTTTCCGGCATCGGTTTCTGCGCTGGACAAAAAATGACCACGCTTCGAAACGCCTGCGGCGCAACGTTCGCACGCACTTGTCCACACCAAACCCCCACCGCTTTCCACGCGCGGTGTGGAAAACCGTGGGGTCGGATCCCTTTCCACCGGAAAGGGCTCCGACCCCGATCAGCGCAGCCGAGTCGTGGACAAAATTTCACCACGCATGAAAACGCCTGCAGCGTAACGCTCGCACCCACTTGTCCACATCAAGTTCCCATCGCTCTCCACGTCGCGTGTGGAAAACAACCGAGGCCGTGGACAAAAAATCACCACGCGTGGAAACGCCTGCGGCGCAATGCTCGCGCCCACTTGTCCACACCAAGTTCCCATCGCTCTCCACGTGCGGTGTGCATAAACAACGAGGCCCGCCAATGGCGGGCCTCGTCGTCCACGTCCTGCGAGACCGCGCTTACAACGCGCTGCCGCCGAACTTGTGGGTGTACTGCAGGTTGATCGTGCGGCCGACGCTGTCGAACCAGGACACGTCGTAGTACGGGTAGGCCGTGTACGTGGCGTCCTTCGGCGGCATCTTGTTGAACACGTTGACCACCGACAGCGACAGGCGCGAGTGGTCGTCGAAGCGGTACTGCACCGACGCGTTGTAGCGGTAGGTGGCCTTGATGTACGGGCTGTCGCCGCTGTCCGGGTCGAACACCTGGTCGTAGCTGTCCGAGTTCGGCAGCTTGCCCAGGCGCGAGCCGTACACGGTGGCCGACCACGCATCCTTCTCCCAGGTCACGCTGACGCTGGTCTTGGTGCGCGGGATGTCGAAGCCGCTGTTCACCGCGAACTGGTCTTCGGTCGGGTCGCCCGGGTAGCGCTGGAAATCATGCTCCTTCACCCAGGTGTGGGTGCCGTTGAAGATGAAATCACCGGCACCGGTCTGCAGGCGGTAGCGCAGGCCCACGTCGATGCCCGAGGTCGACTCACGCGCCACGTTGATCGGGTTGACGTACACGCCGTACAGGCGGCCGTCGGCGGTGCGGGTCACCCGCGCCAGCGCGTCCACGCAGGTCGGCGAGGTGATGTCGGCGTCGCCCAGGCGGCAGTTCGCTTCGCTGGCCAGGATCGTGCGCACGTCCATGTCCTGCACCTGCTTGCGCATGTCGATGTCGAACCAGTCCACCGACAGATCGAGGCCGGTGGCCGGCGACCAGACGAAGCCTGCGCTCCACGAGGTGCTGGTTTCCGGGTCGAGCTCGCGATTGCCGCTGCGGCTGCGGATCACGTTGCGCTCGTAGTCGGAGCAGTCATCGGCATCGTCGGCACGGCAGCTGTACAGATCCTCGGCCGTGGTCTCGTCGTTGCCCGGGCCGGCGAACACGTAGTGCAGGTCGGGCGCGCGGAAGGCGGTGCCGTAGGAGCCGCGCACCAGCAGGCTGTCCACGGGACGCCATTCCAGGCCGCCGCTCCAGGTCGCCTTGCCGATGGTATGGCCGGAATAACGGTACTGGTCGTAGCGGCCGGCCACGCTCAGGTTCAGCGTGTCGTGCAGCGGCAGGCGCAGTTCGGCGGCGGTCGCCCAGCGGTTGCGCGACCCCTTGCCGTCCGAATCCTTCCAGCTGTAGTAGTAGTACTCGGTCGCCAGCGGATCGGGATTCAACGCGTAGGCCTGCTGGCCCACTTCCACGGTCGCGGCGAAGCCGGCATCGCCGCCGGGCAGGCCGAACAGCGAACCGTTGGTCAGGGTCAGGGCCGCGGTCTCGGTGCGCGACTTCGGGGTGTAGGTCGTGCGTGCGGCGATCGACTCGTACTCGGCGCGGGTCAGCGGCCGGTACAGGCGCGACGGGTCGGCGTTGTAGATCGGGAAGCCATCATCGTCCTCGCCCAGCTGCGGCCCCAGGAACAGGTCGTTGGCCTTGGCGGCGACGATCTGCGGCCAGCTGATCCGCGACTGGTACTGCGAGTGGCTCAGCGCCGCTTCGTAATCCCAGTTGCCGGCCAGGTTGCCCTTGAAGCCGGTGGTCACGCTGAAGGTCTTCTGCGTGCTGCGCACCATGGCATTGCGCAGGCCGCCCATCTCCTCGGGCGAGAACTGGCGCTGCCAGAATTCGATCTCACCCGTGGCCTGGTTGTTGAAGTAGCCCGACTCGTCGCCGTCGGCGGCCATGCGGCCCCACGAGGTGACATCGCGCATCAGGGCCAGCGTGTGGTACCCCATCTGCACGTCGGCAAACCACTGCTGGCCGTTGTCGAAGTCATAGCTCATCGAGGCATAGCCGTTGGCGCCGCGGCGCTTGCTGAGGATGGTGCCGTAGCCGATCGACGCGTCGCTGCCGCAGTAGTAGCCATAGCGCGGGCGGAAGGCATGGTACGTGCTGCCTTGGTTCTGCCCGGCCAGCGCTTCGCAGGTGGCCGCGCCCGGGTCCAGGTAGTCGTCGTTGTAGTCGGTGCGCAGGTAGGCGCGGCGGGCGATGCGCGAGCCTTCGGTCGGCCCGTCCTGGGTCGAATCCTGGATGTCGCGCTCATAGGCCCACAGCGGCGTCTGCGACTGCAGCTCCACGCTGTACACCGCATTGAAATTGCCCTTGCTGAAGCCGCTGGACAGGCTCATGTCGAACGACTCGCCACCGCCTTCGCTGGTGGTGCCCATGCGCACGTCGACGGTGGTGCCGTCGGCCTTCTTCTTCAGGATGAAGTTGACCACGCCGGCGATCGCATCCGAACCGTAGATGGCCGACGCGCTGCCGGTCAGCACCTCGATGCGGTCGATCATGCCCAGCGGGATGTTGGACACGTCGGTGAAGTTGCTGCGGCCCTGGAACGGCATCGGGAAATCAGCGATACGGCGGCCGTTGACCAGCACCAGGGTGTGGTTCGGACCCAGCCCGCGCAGGTCGACCTGCTGCGCGCCCGGGGAGAAGTCGGCGCCGCTGGAGGACTGCTGGCTCTGCGTCTCGCCGCCGTTCTGGGTCATCGCACGCAGCACGTCGGGCACCGTGGTGAAGCCGCTGGAGCGGATCTCCTCGGCATTGATCACCGTGATCGGTGCCGGGCCTTCCACCTGTGCGCGCGGAATGCGCGAACCGGTCACCTGGACCGCATCGAGTTGCTGCACCGAAGAGGAACCGGGGCTCTGGGCCGCTGCCGAGGCAGCAAAACCCATCAACGCCAGCTGGATCGACCACGCCATCGCCTGTCTACGCATGAGAGATATCTCGGGAATGAAGCCGGCCCGCATAGGAAGGGCCCTGTCCCCCATTCACAATCCGGAATGGGCGCGCGCATTTAACGCCTTTTTTATGCTCTTGACTACAGGTCTTTCATCTGGCAAAGAGTGAAAACGGTTGCAAGCCGATTCTGTTCAGGGAGATCCACGATGAGTTCCCTTGTCCGCCGATTCTGGTCAAGCCTCGTGCTGGGGGTGGTGCTGGCCGTGATGGCCCCGCTGGCGTCAGCGCAGGACTCCCGCGACCTGCATTCCCCTGGCTTCGATTATTACGAGATTGGCGACCTGGATGCACCCCGTCCCGGTGCACGCGCCCCGGCGATGATGCTGATGGGCGGTGGCGAGTGGGTGCCCGAGGCCTTCCAGTGGTGGCTGCGGCAGGCCGGCAACGGCCGCGTGCTGATCCTGCGCGCGTCCGGTGGCGACGAGCTGCAGGAGCGCCTGTACCGCGATATCGGCGGCACCACCGCCGTGCAGACCCTGGTGTTCGACAACCGCCGCGGCGCCGACGATCCGGCGGTGCTGCGCGTGGTCGCCGCCGCCGATGCCATCTTCATCGCCGGCGGTGACCAGTCGCGCTACATCCGCTTCTGGAAGGGCACGGCGCTCAACCGCGCGCTCAATGCGCATGTCCGCGCCGGCAAGCCGATCGCCGGTACCAGCGCTGGGCTGGCGATCCTCGGTGGTTACGCCTACGGCGCGCTCGATGGCGGCAGCATCACCTCGGCCGGCGCGCTGGCCGACCCGATGGGCAGCGCGGTCACCCTGGACAGCGGCTTCCTGCACATGCCCTACCTGCAGCGCGTGGTCACCGATACCCACTTCGACAAGCGCGACCGGCTCGGCCGCCTGATCGTGTTCGTCGCCCGCGCCGCGCAGGAAAGCGGTGATCCGGACATGGTCGGCATCGGCGTGGACGAGGACACCGCGCTGTGCGTGGAGCCCGACGGCCAGGCCCAGGTCTACAGCGCCGATGGCCAGGGCAAGGTCTGGGTGGTCAGCCCCGGCCGCGACGCCGACCGGATGGTCGAAGGCGAGCCGTTGCAGTTCCACGCCGTGCCGGTCACCGTGGTCGCCAGCGGTGGCCGCCTGCGCCTGGATGACTTCCAGGCCGACGTCGACTACCACGCCATGGCCGACATCACCGACGGCGAGATCGAAATCACGCGCCGGTAGTGCCGGGCCATGCCCGGTGGCCTTGCCGCATCGCTCTTTCCGCCGGGCATGGCCCGGCGCTACCGAACTACACTCCCTGGAGACGTACCTGATGAAACTGCGCTTGGCGCTGTCTGCCCTGTTGTCCCTGCCCCTGCTCGCGCAGGCAGCGCCGTCCACTTCGCCGCTGCTGGTCATCCATGGCGGGGCAGGGGTCGAGCGCAAGGATCTGTCGCCGGCTGAAGAGAAGGCTGCGCGCGCGGCGTTGAAGGCAGCGCTGTTGAAGGGGCATGCCGAACTGGCGGCAGGTCGCCCGGCGCTGGCGGCGGTCACCGCGGCGATCACCGTGCTCGAGGACGATCCCACCTTCAATGCCGGCAAGGGCGCGGTGTTCACCCATGACGGCCACAACGAACTGGACGCTTCGCTGATGGATGGCGCCACCCAGGCGGCCGGTGCGGTCGCGGGCGTGCAGCGCGTGCGCAACCCGATCCAGCTGGCGCAGCTGGTCATGCAGAAATCGCCGCACGTGATGATGGTCGGGCAGGGCGCCGAGGCGTTCGCGGTGGAGCAGGGCGTCAGCCTGGTGGATCCCTCGTATTTCCGCACCGACAAGCGCTGGCAGCAGCTGCAGCGCGCACTGAAGGAAGAGGCCAGCGGCCAGGCTCATGCCGATCTCGAAACCGCCAAGCACTTCGGCACCGTCGGCGCCGTCGCGCTGGATGCGCAGGGGCATCTTGCGGCAGGCACGTCCACCGGCGGCATGACCAACAAGCGCTACGGCCGCGTGGGCGACTCGCCGATCATCGGTGCCGGTACCTGGGCCGACACGCGCTGCGCGGTGTCCGGTACCGGTTGGGGCGAGTACTACATCCGCACCGCGGCGGCGCACGAGATCTGTGCGCGCATGCGTTACCAGGGGCAGACGCCGGAGCAGGCCGGCAAGGGCGTCATCAATGACACCATTCCGCAGATGGGTGGCGATGGTGGCGCCATCGTGCTGTCCGCAGACGGAAAAGCGGCCACGCCGTTCAACACGCAGGGCATGTATCGGGGCTGGATTGGCGCCGACGGAGTGCCCCATGTCGCAATTTTCGCCAACGAGACCCTGGTGCTGCCGGGGCAATAACCTTGCGTATCAATGGGTTTGCGACAACGTGTGAAAAAAACCGAAAAAAGCGTTGACAGCCCCCCGTCCCATCAGCAGAATAAGCGGCTCACCACCACACACCGCAACGCTTCGGCGGCAACGGGATGGGGTGGTAAGGAGGGATACCCAAGCGGCCAACGGGGGCAGACTGTAAATCTGCTGGCTTACGCCTTCGGTGGTTCGAATCCACCTCCCTCCACCAGATTCACGTTGTGGCACATTCCCGGTGCGGGAGTAGTTCAATGGTAGAACCTCAGCCTTCCAAGCTGATGGTGCGGGTTCGATTCCCGTCTCC
This genomic stretch from Stenotrophomonas sp. SAU14A_NAIMI4_5 harbors:
- a CDS encoding TonB-dependent receptor codes for the protein MRRQAMAWSIQLALMGFAASAAAQSPGSSSVQQLDAVQVTGSRIPRAQVEGPAPITVINAEEIRSSGFTTVPDVLRAMTQNGGETQSQQSSSGADFSPGAQQVDLRGLGPNHTLVLVNGRRIADFPMPFQGRSNFTDVSNIPLGMIDRIEVLTGSASAIYGSDAIAGVVNFILKKKADGTTVDVRMGTTSEGGGESFDMSLSSGFSKGNFNAVYSVELQSQTPLWAYERDIQDSTQDGPTEGSRIARRAYLRTDYNDDYLDPGAATCEALAGQNQGSTYHAFRPRYGYYCGSDASIGYGTILSKRRGANGYASMSYDFDNGQQWFADVQMGYHTLALMRDVTSWGRMAADGDESGYFNNQATGEIEFWQRQFSPEEMGGLRNAMVRSTQKTFSVTTGFKGNLAGNWDYEAALSHSQYQSRISWPQIVAAKANDLFLGPQLGEDDDGFPIYNADPSRLYRPLTRAEYESIAARTTYTPKSRTETAALTLTNGSLFGLPGGDAGFAATVEVGQQAYALNPDPLATEYYYYSWKDSDGKGSRNRWATAAELRLPLHDTLNLSVAGRYDQYRYSGHTIGKATWSGGLEWRPVDSLLVRGSYGTAFRAPDLHYVFAGPGNDETTAEDLYSCRADDADDCSDYERNVIRSRSGNRELDPETSTSWSAGFVWSPATGLDLSVDWFDIDMRKQVQDMDVRTILASEANCRLGDADITSPTCVDALARVTRTADGRLYGVYVNPINVARESTSGIDVGLRYRLQTGAGDFIFNGTHTWVKEHDFQRYPGDPTEDQFAVNSGFDIPRTKTSVSVTWEKDAWSATVYGSRLGKLPNSDSYDQVFDPDSGDSPYIKATYRYNASVQYRFDDHSRLSLSVVNVFNKMPPKDATYTAYPYYDVSWFDSVGRTINLQYTHKFGGSAL
- a CDS encoding cyanophycinase; protein product: MAPLASAQDSRDLHSPGFDYYEIGDLDAPRPGARAPAMMLMGGGEWVPEAFQWWLRQAGNGRVLILRASGGDELQERLYRDIGGTTAVQTLVFDNRRGADDPAVLRVVAAADAIFIAGGDQSRYIRFWKGTALNRALNAHVRAGKPIAGTSAGLAILGGYAYGALDGGSITSAGALADPMGSAVTLDSGFLHMPYLQRVVTDTHFDKRDRLGRLIVFVARAAQESGDPDMVGIGVDEDTALCVEPDGQAQVYSADGQGKVWVVSPGRDADRMVEGEPLQFHAVPVTVVASGGRLRLDDFQADVDYHAMADITDGEIEITRR
- a CDS encoding isoaspartyl peptidase/L-asparaginase, coding for MKLRLALSALLSLPLLAQAAPSTSPLLVIHGGAGVERKDLSPAEEKAARAALKAALLKGHAELAAGRPALAAVTAAITVLEDDPTFNAGKGAVFTHDGHNELDASLMDGATQAAGAVAGVQRVRNPIQLAQLVMQKSPHVMMVGQGAEAFAVEQGVSLVDPSYFRTDKRWQQLQRALKEEASGQAHADLETAKHFGTVGAVALDAQGHLAAGTSTGGMTNKRYGRVGDSPIIGAGTWADTRCAVSGTGWGEYYIRTAAAHEICARMRYQGQTPEQAGKGVINDTIPQMGGDGGAIVLSADGKAATPFNTQGMYRGWIGADGVPHVAIFANETLVLPGQ